Part of the Sulfurimonas sp. C5 genome, GTAGCTCTTATCAAAGGTGAGCAGGTTTATAGTAGATTGAAATATGAAGGTGGAACACACCGTGTACAACGTGTTCCGGCAACAGAATCTCAAGGACGTGTACATACATCGGCAATTACGGTTGCGATTATGCCTGAGGTTGATGACGTTGAAGTTCAGATTAATGAAAATGATCTAAAAATCGATGTTATGCGTTCAAGTGGTTGTGGTGGTCAGTCAGTAAATACAACAGACTCTGCTGTTCGTATTACTCACTTACCGACTGGTATTGTAGTAACAAACCAGGATCAAAAATCGCAACACAAAAATAAAGAAAAAGCGATGAAAGTTCTTAAATCTCGTCTTTATGAGATTCAGATGCAAGAACAGCAATCAGCAAATGCAGCTGAACGTGCTGCACAAGTGGGGACAGGTGACAGAAGTGGACGTATTCGTACATACAACTATCCTCAAAACCGTATTAGTGATCACAGAATCAATTTAACTCTTTATAGATTAAATGAAATTATGAGTGGTGGTCTTTTTGATGAGATCATCGATCCGCTAATCGCAGATACACAAGCTAAAATCGTTGAGGCAGCTGGGCTTTAAATATCCCAGTTTGTCTCAAACGTTTTTTTAACTCTTCCTTTAAACGTAATAGTTTTCCCGTTAAAACCTAAATATAAAGTATCTTTACTTGTAGGATATACCTCTATATTGTTTTGTACTTTTTCTTCTAAGAATGCTCTGTAAAAACAAGCAGACATTCCTGTACCGCAAGCAAGTGTTTCATCTTCTACACCGCGTTCATACGTTCTAACAAACATATTTCCCTTTGGAGTAATACAACAAATATTTACATTCGCATTATATTTATGTCTCAGCTCACGTGCTTCTAAAATATCAAAGTGTTCTACATTGTCTTGCAAACAAATAAGATGAGGCACTCCTGTATTGATTAGCCACCAAACTTTACCATTATGTTCAATATTGCGATCTATAATCTCAGGCGGTGTCAACTCACTTAAAACCATTCCAGATTTTTCACTGTTATCACTTACTTCTGCATTGATAACACCGGCACCTGTTAAAAAAGACATTTTTTCAGGCGCTAAGTTATTATTGTAAGCATAATGAGCACATGCACGGCTTCCGTTACCGCACATATCGGCATGTGAACCGTCAGAGTTATAAAATTCCCATTCAAAATCATATGTATCGTGTGGAACTACAACAATTAAACCATCAGCACCTATACCGTCTTGGCGATGGCATAACTCACGAGCAAGTTCATTTCTCTCTTTTTTTACACTATCGTGAAATATAACAAAGTCATTCCCGTTTGCACTGTATTTTGCTATTTTCATAGGTATATCTCCTTTATCTTCTCTACAAACTGTTCTACTTCATTTTGCAGGTGTTTTAAATCTTTTGAGTTGTCTATAATCCAGGTTGCACGTTTTCTTTTCTCTTCTATTGGAAGTTGAGAAGCTATTCTTCTACGGGATTCCTCTTCAGAGTACCCATTACGCTTCATAAAACGATCTAATTGAATATCGGCAGGAGTATAAACTACAACACTGTCTTTTATATCGTAATTATTGTTCTCAAAGAAAAGGGGGATGTCTATTAAATAAGGGAATTTAAAACTATCTTGTTTTTCACTTTGTCTTTCGATCTCTTCTTTGATCTTTGGATGTAAAAAATCTTCAAGTGTTTTCTTTGCCTCAGGTGTTGCAAATATATAAGAGCCTAGTTTTGCTCTATCAACTTTACCATTGGCTTTTAAATATTCTTCTCCAAAAGTCTCTTTCACCCAAGGAGAAGATTCATCTAAAATTTTATGAGCAATGCTGTCGGCATCTATTACACGCATACCGTTTAAAGCTAATAGGGAAGCAACTGTGCTCTTACCAGTTGCAATCCCTCCTGTTAGTGCTATAGCATATTCAAATGCCATCAGTTTTTAATAATTCCTAAATAGGTTTTACGAACATTGTTACCCATTGCAAAAGCTGCAGGATGAACATCTGAGTTGTAATAGTCTAAATTATCTAGCATATCTGCACGATGCAAAATAATATCTGCCGTTGGATGATACGCTTTAGAAGCTAAAAGAGCAGTCTCACATGTTCCAAGGTTATAAGGCATAATTATTTTTGCATATTTACCTAAAATTTCCATCATTTGTTTGTTAGCTTCCACATCATCCAATGACGGGTGTTTTGTAACTAACAGTCCCTCTTCATTTAAAACACGGTTATAGTGTGCAAGTACTGCAGCATCACTCTCTAATTCTGAAATAACAACATCGTAACCATTTTCAGCAGCATCTCTTAAAAGATTCATATTCGCCGAAATAACATCACAGTCGATTCCATCGTGTTTCTCAATTTCTCCTACCATTGCACTAGCATTATCACTGATAATAAGTACCTTTTTCGGATCTTTGTGTGTACATAAAGGGATATGTACCATCATTTCATTATAAATAAATTCTTTCATTATTCATTATTCCTTTTTTATTTAAACTTATTAGATAGTTCTAAGGGACTTTTTCTCGTTTAGAGTTATCTAATAAGTTGTTTAACCTGCCCGCGATTTTATCTACTTTTGGATTAATTTTACTTAATATTGATATAATTACAAAATATTTAAGCTAAAGGTATAAAATGGACTTAAACAAAGTTAGAAATTTTTGTAGAGTGTTTCGTATAGTTGTAGGACTAGCACTTATCATAACGGCTATTATTTTAAATAATGGATGGTTTTATTTGGGTCTTATTCCTCTGATCGCAGGTATCGTTAACTTTTGTCCTCTTTGTATCATTACAAAAAAATGTGATTTACCACAAGAGAAACAGGAATAGATATGAGTCAGATTTCTTATAAAGATGCAGGTGTAGATATTGATGCTGGAAACAGCTTTGTTGAAAATATCAAGCCATTAGTAAAAGCTACTAAAGTTGAAGGTGTTATTGGTGGTATCGGTTCGTTTGCAGGTGCATTTGAATTACCAAAAGGGTTTCGTGAACCTGTAATGCTTGCAGCTACAGATGGTGTAGGTACAAAACTGAAATTAGCGATTGACAGTGGTATTCACAATACTGTTGGAATCGATCTAGTTGCAATGTGTGTAAACGATTTAATTTGTAACTTTGGTAC contains:
- the coaE gene encoding dephospho-CoA kinase (Dephospho-CoA kinase (CoaE) performs the final step in coenzyme A biosynthesis.) yields the protein MAFEYAIALTGGIATGKSTVASLLALNGMRVIDADSIAHKILDESSPWVKETFGEEYLKANGKVDRAKLGSYIFATPEAKKTLEDFLHPKIKEEIERQSEKQDSFKFPYLIDIPLFFENNNYDIKDSVVVYTPADIQLDRFMKRNGYSEEESRRRIASQLPIEEKRKRATWIIDNSKDLKHLQNEVEQFVEKIKEIYL
- the prfA gene encoding peptide chain release factor 1, yielding MLADKLTPFINRYNELSDLLSSPDITSDIKKMTELSKEQSSLSPIVEKAKEYKALIQEIADSKEMLADPEMMDMAKEELRELEPQVPVLEEDIKMLMLPKDPNDDRNIIIELRAGAGGDEAAIFVGDMFNAYTRYAELRDWKIEIMDTSASEAGGYKEIVALIKGEQVYSRLKYEGGTHRVQRVPATESQGRVHTSAITVAIMPEVDDVEVQINENDLKIDVMRSSGCGGQSVNTTDSAVRITHLPTGIVVTNQDQKSQHKNKEKAMKVLKSRLYEIQMQEQQSANAAERAAQVGTGDRSGRIRTYNYPQNRISDHRINLTLYRLNEIMSGGLFDEIIDPLIADTQAKIVEAAGL
- a CDS encoding spermidine synthase translates to MKEFIYNEMMVHIPLCTHKDPKKVLIISDNASAMVGEIEKHDGIDCDVISANMNLLRDAAENGYDVVISELESDAAVLAHYNRVLNEEGLLVTKHPSLDDVEANKQMMEILGKYAKIIMPYNLGTCETALLASKAYHPTADIILHRADMLDNLDYYNSDVHPAAFAMGNNVRKTYLGIIKN
- the dapF gene encoding diaminopimelate epimerase, which encodes MKIAKYSANGNDFVIFHDSVKKERNELARELCHRQDGIGADGLIVVVPHDTYDFEWEFYNSDGSHADMCGNGSRACAHYAYNNNLAPEKMSFLTGAGVINAEVSDNSEKSGMVLSELTPPEIIDRNIEHNGKVWWLINTGVPHLICLQDNVEHFDILEARELRHKYNANVNICCITPKGNMFVRTYERGVEDETLACGTGMSACFYRAFLEEKVQNNIEVYPTSKDTLYLGFNGKTITFKGRVKKTFETNWDI
- a CDS encoding DUF2892 domain-containing protein; translated protein: MDLNKVRNFCRVFRIVVGLALIITAIILNNGWFYLGLIPLIAGIVNFCPLCIITKKCDLPQEKQE